From Paenibacillus sp. V4I7, one genomic window encodes:
- a CDS encoding TetR/AcrR family transcriptional regulator, which translates to LFATFGYRALTMRSIAKAMGYSHGALYYHFNEKAELFYALIKEDFSELVQRQREMIVREQGFSVNLLQKLMMEFVRFGLNNPHHYEMMFMINEPELQQYSRTEQAQSLEMFAIVIRKVMADQPGAESRKFTLPWNLFMSLHGLISYCIQFKQSYEDARKLAEEHIRLICVSLDLDSYELQRPLVKMVSPNLPKSIVI; encoded by the coding sequence ATTATTCGCTACTTTCGGCTATCGCGCTTTAACGATGCGCAGCATCGCTAAAGCAATGGGGTACAGCCATGGTGCGCTATATTACCATTTTAACGAGAAAGCTGAACTGTTTTATGCGTTAATTAAGGAAGATTTCTCCGAATTAGTACAGCGTCAGCGGGAAATGATAGTTCGTGAGCAAGGGTTTAGCGTGAATCTGCTTCAAAAGCTGATGATGGAGTTCGTTAGGTTTGGTTTGAATAATCCGCATCATTACGAAATGATGTTCATGATTAACGAGCCAGAACTGCAGCAATATTCGCGTACCGAGCAAGCACAATCCTTGGAAATGTTTGCTATTGTTATCCGTAAAGTAATGGCCGATCAACCGGGAGCCGAGAGCAGGAAGTTTACACTTCCGTGGAATTTGTTTATGTCCTTACATGGCCTCATCTCCTACTGCATTCAGTTCAAACAATCCTATGAGGATGCGCGAAAACTGGCTGAAGAGCATATCCGTCTCATCTGTGTTAGCTTGGATTTGGATTCCTATGAACTGCAGCGTCCGCTTGTTAAAATGGTTAGCCCGAATCTACCAAAATCGATTGTCATATAG
- a CDS encoding DUF1128 domain-containing protein produces the protein MDLNNWSEENVEFMFEEIKRKLRMATGGSIKASNVKQEVYEDLKDLYDLVVSKNNFSISEIDAITTELGKIRKA, from the coding sequence ATGGATTTGAACAATTGGTCGGAAGAAAACGTGGAATTTATGTTTGAAGAAATTAAGAGAAAGCTGCGCATGGCTACCGGTGGGTCGATTAAAGCCTCGAACGTCAAGCAGGAAGTATACGAGGACTTGAAGGACTTATACGATTTGGTCGTCAGCAAAAATAATTTCAGCATTAGCGAAATCGATGCGATTACCACAGAGCTCGGTAAGATTCGTAAAGCATAA
- a CDS encoding spore germination protein, with protein sequence MPSSIVFNMININNQNTNATIGIGENAQSSWDSHSKNNYGTGEFIGNSVSANIVNFIYDNDFIDSPINDQDFKPAVNNQA encoded by the coding sequence GTGCCGAGTTCCATCGTTTTTAACATGATTAATATTAATAATCAGAATACGAATGCAACCATCGGGATCGGTGAGAATGCGCAATCCAGCTGGGATTCTCACAGCAAAAACAATTACGGAACCGGTGAATTTATCGGCAATTCCGTCTCCGCCAATATCGTTAATTTCATCTATGACAACGACTTTATCGACTCGCCGATTAATGATCAGGATTTTAAACCAGCTGTCAATAACCAAGCCTAG